The Athalia rosae chromosome 7, iyAthRosa1.1, whole genome shotgun sequence genome window below encodes:
- the LOC105693912 gene encoding molybdenum cofactor sulfurase 2 isoform X2 yields the protein MNARPTVEKDDCYLDHAGATMYSKSQMRNVADDLSSNLYGNPHSLGTASRLTHDVVDQMRFRILDHFRTNSDEYSVIFTSGATASLKLVSETFNFSEDGGANGHFVYLQDNHTSVLGMREVVAQRGVKVICLNHENIFDLFSDAVNTDEKKIRRPVDGINSLFVYPAQCNFSGLKYPLWWIERVRNGKLDSLIDNDRPEWFTFLDAASYVATNKLNLSIHKPDFVCVSFYKIFGYPTGLGALLVRKSAEKTLGKIYYGGGTVEISLSSDMFHSKRPVLHERFEDGTLSFLSIISLRHGFDALSKFPAKVVSRHVFSLARYLHHSLLKLHHANGEPIARLYADTDYEDCQKQGGIVTFNLLRSNGEIVGFVEFLNMANLHKIHLRTGCFCNPGACQRHLELSNEDLKEHFNAGHVCGDQRDLIDGKPTGAIRVSFGYMSRKSDVESLLDMVKKCFLNGPEVIKIPEWWKECKIKVKNNPNKNGIKVANENEPNNEASSIKKQTVDCETIKVVKEVRVEDEIMENEGGFRLKRLFIYPVKSCASYEISNSWIIGDRGLIYDREWMITTPSGVCLTQKQETKMCLVKPIIRQAENSLELNFPGMPSIQVPLKINKLNTEITRTEISQSKICGHRVEGIDCGADVSEWLSLCLGRPGLRLIRQNSESKRIKPVKKPEIAFSSQAQYLLINQASIQWLADRVPPDSGCDRDSILDRFRGNIIIEGGKSFEEMKWEKICIGKTRFQVDGKCTRCQMICIDQSTGNKTVEPLRTLAEEFHGKIRFGIYLSRTTSDSSVIRIGDTLFYK from the exons ATGAATGCACGGCCAACGGTGGAAaaag ATGATTGTTACTTGGATCATGCGGGGGCTACGATGTACTCGAAAAGTCAGATGCGAAACGTCGCCGACGACCTTTCGTCAAACCTTTATGGAAACCCTCATTCACTCGGCACGGCCAGCCGACTCACCCACGACGTCGTCGACCAGATGAGATTCAG AATACTGGATCACTTTCGGACCAACAGCGATGAGTACAGCGTAATTTTTACCTCTGGTGCAACGGCATCTTTGAAGCTGGTTTCAgaaacgttcaatttttcagaagaTGGTGGAGCTAACGGTCATTTCGTGTATCTACAAGATAATCACACGTCCGTTCTTGGGATGAGAGAAGTCGTGGCGCAAAGAGGAGTCAAAGTTATTTGCCTGAATCACGAGAATATATTCGATCTTTTTAGTGACGCAGTGAAtacagatgagaaaaaaattcgcaggCCCGTCGACGGGATTAACTCGCTGTTTGTCTATCCTGCACAGTGCAACTTCTCTGGTTTGAAATACCCCCTGTGGTGGATCGAACGAGTCCGAAACGGAAAACTCGATAGCCTGATTGACAACGATCGCCCCGAGTGGTTCACTTTTCTCGACGCCGCAAGCTACGTTGCTACGAACAAGTTGAACCTGAGCATTCATAAACCAGACTTTGTCTGCGTTtcgttttataaaatttttggatACCCCACCGGACTCGGGGCTCTGCTGGTAAGGAAGTCTGCGGAAAAAACTCTAGGGAAAATTTACTACGGCGGTGGTACGGTGGAGATCAGTCTCAGCTCGGATATGTTCCATTCGAAAAGACCTGTCCTCCATGAGAG GTTTGAGGACGGAACGCTCTCTTTCCTATCCATAATATCATTACGCCATGGTTTCGACGCGCTTTCAAAGTTCCCTGCTAAAGTCGTATCGAGACATGTTTTTTCATTGGCGAGGTACCTTCATCACTCCTTGTTGAAACTCCACCACGCCAACGGAGAACCGATAGCCAGACTTTATGCAGATACAGACTACGAGGACTGCCAAAAACAAGGAGGTATCGTAACGTTCAACCTCCTCAGATCGAATGGCGAAATTGTGGGATTTGTTGAGTTCCTGAATATGGCCAATCTCCACAAAATACACCTGAGAACAGGCTGCTTTTGTAACCCTGGTGCTTGCCAGCGGCACCTTGAACTATCCAATGAAGATCTGAAAGAGCACTTCAACGCTGGACATGTATGCGGAGATCAAAGAGATTTGATCGATGGAAAACCTACAGGAGCGATTCGAGTTTCTTTTGGGTACATGTCCAGAAAATCAGATGTCGAATCTCTGTTAGACATGGTTAAAAAGTGTTTCCTCAATGGGCCTGAAGTTATAAAGATTCCAGAATGGTGGAAGGAATgcaagataaaagtaaaaaataatcctAACAAAAACGGGATAAAAGTTGCCAATGAAAATGAACCGAACAATGAAGCGAGTTCGATAAAAAAGCAAACAGTGGACTGTGAAACTATTAAAGTTGTGAAAGAAGTGAGGGTAGAGGATGAAATCATGGAGAATGAGGGAGGGTTCAGACTCAAAAGGTTATTTATATATCCAGTAAAGTCCTGCGCCAGTTACGAGATATCAAACTCCTGGATTATCGGAGACAGAGGGTTGATTTATGACAGAGAATGGATGATCACTACACCATCTGGCGTCTGTTTAACTCAGAAACAGGAAACCAAAATGTGCCTTGTAAAGCCGATAATTAGACAAGCTGAGAATTCATTGGAGTTAAATTTTCCCG GAATGCCTTCCATCCAGGTCCCATTAAAAATCAACAAACTCAACACGGAAATAACTAGGACTGAAATTTCTCAAAGTAAAATATGCGGGCATAGAGTTGAGGGTATTGATTGCGGTGCAGACGTTTCTGAATGGCTCAGTTTATGCTTGGGCCGACCTGGCCTTAGGCTTATCAGGCAAAACAGTGAAAGTAAACGAATAAAACCAG TTAAGAAACCAGAAATCGCATTTTCCAGCCAGGCTCAGTACTTGCTGATAAATCAAGCAAGCATCCAGTGGCTGGCGGATAGAGTTCCACCCGATTCGGGTTGCGATAGAGATTCAATATTGGACAGATTCAGAGGCAACATAATCATAGAAGGTGGCAAGTCttttgaagaaatgaaatgggAGAAAATTTGTATTGGAAAAACAAGATTTCAg gtcgATGGAAAATGCACGAGGTGTCAAATGATCTGCATTGATCAAAGTACCGGGAACAAAACGGTAGAACCCCTAAGAACATTGGCTGAAGAATTTCATGGAAAAATAAGATTTGGTATTTACCTAAGCAGAACAACAAGTGATAGCTCAGTTATAAGAATTGGAGATACTCTGTTCTACAAGTGA
- the LOC105693912 gene encoding molybdenum cofactor sulfurase isoform X4, with protein MADDSSDYSYVYEKEAIAYIDEEFDQIKDDCYLDHAGATMYSKSQMRNVADDLSSNLYGNPHSLGTASRLTHDVVDQMRFRILDHFRTNSDEYSVIFTSGATASLKLVSETFNFSEDGGANGHFVYLQDNHTSVLGMREVVAQRGVKVICLNHENIFDLFSDAVNTDEKKIRRPVDGINSLFVYPAQCNFSGLKYPLWWIERVRNGKLDSLIDNDRPEWFTFLDAASYVATNKLNLSIHKPDFVCVSFYKIFGYPTGLGALLVRKSAEKTLGKIYYGGGTVEISLSSDMFHSKRPVLHERFEDGTLSFLSIISLRHGFDALSKFPAKVVSRHVFSLARYLHHSLLKLHHANGEPIARLYADTDYEDCQKQGGIVTFNLLRSNGEIVGFVEFLNMANLHKIHLRTGCFCNPGACQRHLELSNEDLKEHFNAGHVCGDQRDLIDGKPTGAIRVSFGYMSRKSDVESLLDMVKKCFLNGPEVIKIPEWWKECKIKVKNNPNKNGIKVANENEPNNEASSIKKQTVDCETIKVVKEVRVEDEIMENEGGFRLKRLFIYPVKSCASYEISNSWIIGDRGLIYDREWMITTPSGVCLTQKQETKMCLVKPIIRQAENSLELNFPGMPSIQVPLKINKLNTEITRTEISQSKICGHRVEGIDCGADVSEWLSLCLGRPGLRLIRQNSESKRIKPARLSTC; from the exons ATGGCAGATGACTCGAGCGATTACTCCTACGTTTACGAAAAGGAGGCTATCGCGTATATCGACGAAGAATTCGACCAGATCAAAG ATGATTGTTACTTGGATCATGCGGGGGCTACGATGTACTCGAAAAGTCAGATGCGAAACGTCGCCGACGACCTTTCGTCAAACCTTTATGGAAACCCTCATTCACTCGGCACGGCCAGCCGACTCACCCACGACGTCGTCGACCAGATGAGATTCAG AATACTGGATCACTTTCGGACCAACAGCGATGAGTACAGCGTAATTTTTACCTCTGGTGCAACGGCATCTTTGAAGCTGGTTTCAgaaacgttcaatttttcagaagaTGGTGGAGCTAACGGTCATTTCGTGTATCTACAAGATAATCACACGTCCGTTCTTGGGATGAGAGAAGTCGTGGCGCAAAGAGGAGTCAAAGTTATTTGCCTGAATCACGAGAATATATTCGATCTTTTTAGTGACGCAGTGAAtacagatgagaaaaaaattcgcaggCCCGTCGACGGGATTAACTCGCTGTTTGTCTATCCTGCACAGTGCAACTTCTCTGGTTTGAAATACCCCCTGTGGTGGATCGAACGAGTCCGAAACGGAAAACTCGATAGCCTGATTGACAACGATCGCCCCGAGTGGTTCACTTTTCTCGACGCCGCAAGCTACGTTGCTACGAACAAGTTGAACCTGAGCATTCATAAACCAGACTTTGTCTGCGTTtcgttttataaaatttttggatACCCCACCGGACTCGGGGCTCTGCTGGTAAGGAAGTCTGCGGAAAAAACTCTAGGGAAAATTTACTACGGCGGTGGTACGGTGGAGATCAGTCTCAGCTCGGATATGTTCCATTCGAAAAGACCTGTCCTCCATGAGAG GTTTGAGGACGGAACGCTCTCTTTCCTATCCATAATATCATTACGCCATGGTTTCGACGCGCTTTCAAAGTTCCCTGCTAAAGTCGTATCGAGACATGTTTTTTCATTGGCGAGGTACCTTCATCACTCCTTGTTGAAACTCCACCACGCCAACGGAGAACCGATAGCCAGACTTTATGCAGATACAGACTACGAGGACTGCCAAAAACAAGGAGGTATCGTAACGTTCAACCTCCTCAGATCGAATGGCGAAATTGTGGGATTTGTTGAGTTCCTGAATATGGCCAATCTCCACAAAATACACCTGAGAACAGGCTGCTTTTGTAACCCTGGTGCTTGCCAGCGGCACCTTGAACTATCCAATGAAGATCTGAAAGAGCACTTCAACGCTGGACATGTATGCGGAGATCAAAGAGATTTGATCGATGGAAAACCTACAGGAGCGATTCGAGTTTCTTTTGGGTACATGTCCAGAAAATCAGATGTCGAATCTCTGTTAGACATGGTTAAAAAGTGTTTCCTCAATGGGCCTGAAGTTATAAAGATTCCAGAATGGTGGAAGGAATgcaagataaaagtaaaaaataatcctAACAAAAACGGGATAAAAGTTGCCAATGAAAATGAACCGAACAATGAAGCGAGTTCGATAAAAAAGCAAACAGTGGACTGTGAAACTATTAAAGTTGTGAAAGAAGTGAGGGTAGAGGATGAAATCATGGAGAATGAGGGAGGGTTCAGACTCAAAAGGTTATTTATATATCCAGTAAAGTCCTGCGCCAGTTACGAGATATCAAACTCCTGGATTATCGGAGACAGAGGGTTGATTTATGACAGAGAATGGATGATCACTACACCATCTGGCGTCTGTTTAACTCAGAAACAGGAAACCAAAATGTGCCTTGTAAAGCCGATAATTAGACAAGCTGAGAATTCATTGGAGTTAAATTTTCCCG GAATGCCTTCCATCCAGGTCCCATTAAAAATCAACAAACTCAACACGGAAATAACTAGGACTGAAATTTCTCAAAGTAAAATATGCGGGCATAGAGTTGAGGGTATTGATTGCGGTGCAGACGTTTCTGAATGGCTCAGTTTATGCTTGGGCCGACCTGGCCTTAGGCTTATCAGGCAAAACAGTGAAAGTAAACGAATAAAACCAG CCAGGCTCAGTACTTGCTGA
- the LOC105693912 gene encoding molybdenum cofactor sulfurase 2 isoform X1 produces the protein MADDSSDYSYVYEKEAIAYIDEEFDQIKDDCYLDHAGATMYSKSQMRNVADDLSSNLYGNPHSLGTASRLTHDVVDQMRFRILDHFRTNSDEYSVIFTSGATASLKLVSETFNFSEDGGANGHFVYLQDNHTSVLGMREVVAQRGVKVICLNHENIFDLFSDAVNTDEKKIRRPVDGINSLFVYPAQCNFSGLKYPLWWIERVRNGKLDSLIDNDRPEWFTFLDAASYVATNKLNLSIHKPDFVCVSFYKIFGYPTGLGALLVRKSAEKTLGKIYYGGGTVEISLSSDMFHSKRPVLHERFEDGTLSFLSIISLRHGFDALSKFPAKVVSRHVFSLARYLHHSLLKLHHANGEPIARLYADTDYEDCQKQGGIVTFNLLRSNGEIVGFVEFLNMANLHKIHLRTGCFCNPGACQRHLELSNEDLKEHFNAGHVCGDQRDLIDGKPTGAIRVSFGYMSRKSDVESLLDMVKKCFLNGPEVIKIPEWWKECKIKVKNNPNKNGIKVANENEPNNEASSIKKQTVDCETIKVVKEVRVEDEIMENEGGFRLKRLFIYPVKSCASYEISNSWIIGDRGLIYDREWMITTPSGVCLTQKQETKMCLVKPIIRQAENSLELNFPGMPSIQVPLKINKLNTEITRTEISQSKICGHRVEGIDCGADVSEWLSLCLGRPGLRLIRQNSESKRIKPVKKPEIAFSSQAQYLLINQASIQWLADRVPPDSGCDRDSILDRFRGNIIIEGGKSFEEMKWEKICIGKTRFQVDGKCTRCQMICIDQSTGNKTVEPLRTLAEEFHGKIRFGIYLSRTTSDSSVIRIGDTLFYK, from the exons ATGGCAGATGACTCGAGCGATTACTCCTACGTTTACGAAAAGGAGGCTATCGCGTATATCGACGAAGAATTCGACCAGATCAAAG ATGATTGTTACTTGGATCATGCGGGGGCTACGATGTACTCGAAAAGTCAGATGCGAAACGTCGCCGACGACCTTTCGTCAAACCTTTATGGAAACCCTCATTCACTCGGCACGGCCAGCCGACTCACCCACGACGTCGTCGACCAGATGAGATTCAG AATACTGGATCACTTTCGGACCAACAGCGATGAGTACAGCGTAATTTTTACCTCTGGTGCAACGGCATCTTTGAAGCTGGTTTCAgaaacgttcaatttttcagaagaTGGTGGAGCTAACGGTCATTTCGTGTATCTACAAGATAATCACACGTCCGTTCTTGGGATGAGAGAAGTCGTGGCGCAAAGAGGAGTCAAAGTTATTTGCCTGAATCACGAGAATATATTCGATCTTTTTAGTGACGCAGTGAAtacagatgagaaaaaaattcgcaggCCCGTCGACGGGATTAACTCGCTGTTTGTCTATCCTGCACAGTGCAACTTCTCTGGTTTGAAATACCCCCTGTGGTGGATCGAACGAGTCCGAAACGGAAAACTCGATAGCCTGATTGACAACGATCGCCCCGAGTGGTTCACTTTTCTCGACGCCGCAAGCTACGTTGCTACGAACAAGTTGAACCTGAGCATTCATAAACCAGACTTTGTCTGCGTTtcgttttataaaatttttggatACCCCACCGGACTCGGGGCTCTGCTGGTAAGGAAGTCTGCGGAAAAAACTCTAGGGAAAATTTACTACGGCGGTGGTACGGTGGAGATCAGTCTCAGCTCGGATATGTTCCATTCGAAAAGACCTGTCCTCCATGAGAG GTTTGAGGACGGAACGCTCTCTTTCCTATCCATAATATCATTACGCCATGGTTTCGACGCGCTTTCAAAGTTCCCTGCTAAAGTCGTATCGAGACATGTTTTTTCATTGGCGAGGTACCTTCATCACTCCTTGTTGAAACTCCACCACGCCAACGGAGAACCGATAGCCAGACTTTATGCAGATACAGACTACGAGGACTGCCAAAAACAAGGAGGTATCGTAACGTTCAACCTCCTCAGATCGAATGGCGAAATTGTGGGATTTGTTGAGTTCCTGAATATGGCCAATCTCCACAAAATACACCTGAGAACAGGCTGCTTTTGTAACCCTGGTGCTTGCCAGCGGCACCTTGAACTATCCAATGAAGATCTGAAAGAGCACTTCAACGCTGGACATGTATGCGGAGATCAAAGAGATTTGATCGATGGAAAACCTACAGGAGCGATTCGAGTTTCTTTTGGGTACATGTCCAGAAAATCAGATGTCGAATCTCTGTTAGACATGGTTAAAAAGTGTTTCCTCAATGGGCCTGAAGTTATAAAGATTCCAGAATGGTGGAAGGAATgcaagataaaagtaaaaaataatcctAACAAAAACGGGATAAAAGTTGCCAATGAAAATGAACCGAACAATGAAGCGAGTTCGATAAAAAAGCAAACAGTGGACTGTGAAACTATTAAAGTTGTGAAAGAAGTGAGGGTAGAGGATGAAATCATGGAGAATGAGGGAGGGTTCAGACTCAAAAGGTTATTTATATATCCAGTAAAGTCCTGCGCCAGTTACGAGATATCAAACTCCTGGATTATCGGAGACAGAGGGTTGATTTATGACAGAGAATGGATGATCACTACACCATCTGGCGTCTGTTTAACTCAGAAACAGGAAACCAAAATGTGCCTTGTAAAGCCGATAATTAGACAAGCTGAGAATTCATTGGAGTTAAATTTTCCCG GAATGCCTTCCATCCAGGTCCCATTAAAAATCAACAAACTCAACACGGAAATAACTAGGACTGAAATTTCTCAAAGTAAAATATGCGGGCATAGAGTTGAGGGTATTGATTGCGGTGCAGACGTTTCTGAATGGCTCAGTTTATGCTTGGGCCGACCTGGCCTTAGGCTTATCAGGCAAAACAGTGAAAGTAAACGAATAAAACCAG TTAAGAAACCAGAAATCGCATTTTCCAGCCAGGCTCAGTACTTGCTGATAAATCAAGCAAGCATCCAGTGGCTGGCGGATAGAGTTCCACCCGATTCGGGTTGCGATAGAGATTCAATATTGGACAGATTCAGAGGCAACATAATCATAGAAGGTGGCAAGTCttttgaagaaatgaaatgggAGAAAATTTGTATTGGAAAAACAAGATTTCAg gtcgATGGAAAATGCACGAGGTGTCAAATGATCTGCATTGATCAAAGTACCGGGAACAAAACGGTAGAACCCCTAAGAACATTGGCTGAAGAATTTCATGGAAAAATAAGATTTGGTATTTACCTAAGCAGAACAACAAGTGATAGCTCAGTTATAAGAATTGGAGATACTCTGTTCTACAAGTGA
- the LOC105693912 gene encoding molybdenum cofactor sulfurase isoform X3, whose amino-acid sequence MKDGGANGHFVYLQDNHTSVLGMREVVAQRGVKVICLNHENIFDLFSDAVNTDEKKIRRPVDGINSLFVYPAQCNFSGLKYPLWWIERVRNGKLDSLIDNDRPEWFTFLDAASYVATNKLNLSIHKPDFVCVSFYKIFGYPTGLGALLVRKSAEKTLGKIYYGGGTVEISLSSDMFHSKRPVLHERFEDGTLSFLSIISLRHGFDALSKFPAKVVSRHVFSLARYLHHSLLKLHHANGEPIARLYADTDYEDCQKQGGIVTFNLLRSNGEIVGFVEFLNMANLHKIHLRTGCFCNPGACQRHLELSNEDLKEHFNAGHVCGDQRDLIDGKPTGAIRVSFGYMSRKSDVESLLDMVKKCFLNGPEVIKIPEWWKECKIKVKNNPNKNGIKVANENEPNNEASSIKKQTVDCETIKVVKEVRVEDEIMENEGGFRLKRLFIYPVKSCASYEISNSWIIGDRGLIYDREWMITTPSGVCLTQKQETKMCLVKPIIRQAENSLELNFPGMPSIQVPLKINKLNTEITRTEISQSKICGHRVEGIDCGADVSEWLSLCLGRPGLRLIRQNSESKRIKPVKKPEIAFSSQAQYLLINQASIQWLADRVPPDSGCDRDSILDRFRGNIIIEGGKSFEEMKWEKICIGKTRFQVDGKCTRCQMICIDQSTGNKTVEPLRTLAEEFHGKIRFGIYLSRTTSDSSVIRIGDTLFYK is encoded by the exons ATGA aagaTGGTGGAGCTAACGGTCATTTCGTGTATCTACAAGATAATCACACGTCCGTTCTTGGGATGAGAGAAGTCGTGGCGCAAAGAGGAGTCAAAGTTATTTGCCTGAATCACGAGAATATATTCGATCTTTTTAGTGACGCAGTGAAtacagatgagaaaaaaattcgcaggCCCGTCGACGGGATTAACTCGCTGTTTGTCTATCCTGCACAGTGCAACTTCTCTGGTTTGAAATACCCCCTGTGGTGGATCGAACGAGTCCGAAACGGAAAACTCGATAGCCTGATTGACAACGATCGCCCCGAGTGGTTCACTTTTCTCGACGCCGCAAGCTACGTTGCTACGAACAAGTTGAACCTGAGCATTCATAAACCAGACTTTGTCTGCGTTtcgttttataaaatttttggatACCCCACCGGACTCGGGGCTCTGCTGGTAAGGAAGTCTGCGGAAAAAACTCTAGGGAAAATTTACTACGGCGGTGGTACGGTGGAGATCAGTCTCAGCTCGGATATGTTCCATTCGAAAAGACCTGTCCTCCATGAGAG GTTTGAGGACGGAACGCTCTCTTTCCTATCCATAATATCATTACGCCATGGTTTCGACGCGCTTTCAAAGTTCCCTGCTAAAGTCGTATCGAGACATGTTTTTTCATTGGCGAGGTACCTTCATCACTCCTTGTTGAAACTCCACCACGCCAACGGAGAACCGATAGCCAGACTTTATGCAGATACAGACTACGAGGACTGCCAAAAACAAGGAGGTATCGTAACGTTCAACCTCCTCAGATCGAATGGCGAAATTGTGGGATTTGTTGAGTTCCTGAATATGGCCAATCTCCACAAAATACACCTGAGAACAGGCTGCTTTTGTAACCCTGGTGCTTGCCAGCGGCACCTTGAACTATCCAATGAAGATCTGAAAGAGCACTTCAACGCTGGACATGTATGCGGAGATCAAAGAGATTTGATCGATGGAAAACCTACAGGAGCGATTCGAGTTTCTTTTGGGTACATGTCCAGAAAATCAGATGTCGAATCTCTGTTAGACATGGTTAAAAAGTGTTTCCTCAATGGGCCTGAAGTTATAAAGATTCCAGAATGGTGGAAGGAATgcaagataaaagtaaaaaataatcctAACAAAAACGGGATAAAAGTTGCCAATGAAAATGAACCGAACAATGAAGCGAGTTCGATAAAAAAGCAAACAGTGGACTGTGAAACTATTAAAGTTGTGAAAGAAGTGAGGGTAGAGGATGAAATCATGGAGAATGAGGGAGGGTTCAGACTCAAAAGGTTATTTATATATCCAGTAAAGTCCTGCGCCAGTTACGAGATATCAAACTCCTGGATTATCGGAGACAGAGGGTTGATTTATGACAGAGAATGGATGATCACTACACCATCTGGCGTCTGTTTAACTCAGAAACAGGAAACCAAAATGTGCCTTGTAAAGCCGATAATTAGACAAGCTGAGAATTCATTGGAGTTAAATTTTCCCG GAATGCCTTCCATCCAGGTCCCATTAAAAATCAACAAACTCAACACGGAAATAACTAGGACTGAAATTTCTCAAAGTAAAATATGCGGGCATAGAGTTGAGGGTATTGATTGCGGTGCAGACGTTTCTGAATGGCTCAGTTTATGCTTGGGCCGACCTGGCCTTAGGCTTATCAGGCAAAACAGTGAAAGTAAACGAATAAAACCAG TTAAGAAACCAGAAATCGCATTTTCCAGCCAGGCTCAGTACTTGCTGATAAATCAAGCAAGCATCCAGTGGCTGGCGGATAGAGTTCCACCCGATTCGGGTTGCGATAGAGATTCAATATTGGACAGATTCAGAGGCAACATAATCATAGAAGGTGGCAAGTCttttgaagaaatgaaatgggAGAAAATTTGTATTGGAAAAACAAGATTTCAg gtcgATGGAAAATGCACGAGGTGTCAAATGATCTGCATTGATCAAAGTACCGGGAACAAAACGGTAGAACCCCTAAGAACATTGGCTGAAGAATTTCATGGAAAAATAAGATTTGGTATTTACCTAAGCAGAACAACAAGTGATAGCTCAGTTATAAGAATTGGAGATACTCTGTTCTACAAGTGA
- the LOC105693931 gene encoding migration and invasion enhancer 1 has translation MMTNVKIDVEYCGSCGHKKQFLEMSDIIRKTVPNAEISGTEGRQASFEVQMNGDLVYSKLQTLAFPDYEAVTDLAKDVSAGQPTRKIKKEQPIECSIS, from the exons ATGATGACAAATGTCAAGATAGACGTTGAGTACTG tGGTTCCTGTGGGCACAAAAAACAGTTCTTAGAAATGTCTGATATAATACGCAAGACCGTTCCTAATGCTGAAATATCTGGAACAGAAGGTAGAcaag CGTCGTTTGAGGTCCAGATGAATGGAGACCTAGTGTATTCAAAACTGCAAACCTTGGCATTTCCAGATTACGAAGCTGTGACAGATCTTGCAAAAGATGTGTCTGCGGGACAGccaacaagaaaaataaaaaaagagcagCCGATAGAGTGTTCTATTTCTTGA